The Methylopila sp. M107 genome contains the following window.
CGGCTCGGCGGACGCCGCACCCGCACCCAGTTCCAGTACGTGCTGCAGGACGCCGACTTCGACAGTCTAAAGGCCTTCGCGCCGCGCGCGCTGGAGGCGTTCCGCGGGCTCCCCGAGCTTCGCGACGTCGCCTCCGACCAGCAGGATTCCGGCGCCACGCTGGCGCTGAAGATCGACCGCGACCAGGCCTCGCGCTACGGCGTCCAGCCCAAAGTGATCGAGGACACGCTCTACGACGCCTTCGGCCAGCGGCAGGTGGCGCAGTTCTCGACGCAGGTGAACACCTACAAGGTCATTCTGGAGGCTCCTCGCATCGAGCGCGGCGACGTCGAGACGCTGTCACGGCTCTATGTGCGCGCCGGAAACGGCGAGCAGGTGCCGCTGTCGGCGCTTGCGACATGGACGCGCGACGAGACAGCGCCGCTCACCATCAACCATCAGGGCATGTTCCCGGCCGTCACCCTGTCGTTCAACCTGGCGCCCGGCGTGGCGCTCGGCCAGGCGACGGCCGCGATCGAGAACACCATGCGCGGGCTCGGCGCGCCGGCCTCGATGATCGGCTCCTTCGCCGGCACCGCGCAGGCGTTCCAGAAATCGATCTCGACCGTGCCGCTCTTGATCCTCGCGGCGCTGGTCGCGGTCTACATCATCCTCGGCGTGCTCTATGAGAGCTTCGTCCACCCGCTGACGATCCTGTCGACGCTGCCCTCAGCCGGCGTCGGCGCGCTAGGCATCCTCCATCTCGCGGGCTACGATTTCAGCCTGATCGCGCTGATTGGCGTGGTGCTCTTGATCGGCATCGTGAAGAAGAACGGCATCATGCTGGTCGACTTCGCGCTGGTCGCCGAGCGGACAGAACACCTGACGCCCGAGGCGGCGATCCGGAAAGCCTGCCTCCTGCGGTTCCGGCCGATCCTGATGACGACCATGGCCGCGATGCTCGGGGGCGTTCCGCTGATGCTCGGAACAGGCGTCGGCTTCGAGCTCCGCCAGCCGCTCGGCTACGCGATGGTCGGCGGGTTGGCTGTCAGCCAGCTGCTGACGCTGTTCACGACGCCGGTCGTCTACCTCTACCTCGACCGCCTGGAGCGCCGGTTTCGCCGCGGCCACGACGCGCGGGAAGCGGACAGGGGCGGAGAGAAGGCGCAACCGGCGGAGTGAACTCTTGATCCTCCTCCATGCGGCACGCATGGGGGAGGGGGACCGCGCGGAGCGCGGTGGAGGGGGCGGACGTAGGGCACGACGATCTGGCCTCGTGCGGAAGCGAAGCAAGAGTCGCGCCTTTCGACGAAACCACGGCGCGAGACCGCCCCCTCCACCATGCTCCGCATGGTCCCCCTCCCCCGCTGGCGCAGGGGAGGAACCTGGGCGGCGCCGCCTGATCCTCCTCCATGCGGCACGCTTGGGGGAGGGGGACCGCGCGGAGCGCGGTGGAGGGGGCGGACGTAGGGCGCGCGCGGATGCAGCAGCTCTTTTGGCCGGAGCGGGAGTCGCGCTCGCTGGCGAAACCACGGCGCGAGCCCGCCCCCTCCACCATGGCTCACGCCATGGTCCCCCTCCCCCGCGCAAGGCGCAGGGGAGGAACCAAAGGGCGACCTGTTGGCGTCGATCCCGCCGCGTTTGCATCTCTGCACGACCGCCGCCCGCGCGCTGCCGGTCCCGCATGAAGCTTGTCGCCCGAACCGCATGGACAGTGGAACTGGAGGACGTCTAATCTCTCATCATGATCGAACGATAGGCAAATCCGATCGTTTCTTCCCGCCGAGTCGTCCGACCGCACGCCCCTCGCTTCATGCGCATGGAGACCCCCGTGTCCGACGATCGCGACGACCTCCGCTCCCACTTGGCCGGTTCGGGGGCGCCCGACCGGCGCGCCTTCATCCAGTTCCTCGCGTCGAGCCCGCTGCTGACCTCCGCCGGCGTCAGCACGCTGGTTGGCGCGCTCACCGCGGGCGGGGGCGCGCTGGCGCAGAGCTATGACGTGCTGCGCGCGCCGGCCTCCAAGGTCGGCGACGTCATCGACAGCCCCGAACAGGCGCTCAACGTCATGGACTTCGAACCGGCCGCCAAGAAGGCGCTGCCGCCGGCGCATTACGGCTATCTCGCGAGCGGCGTCGACGGCGACGAGACTCTGCGCGCGAACCATGAGGCGTTCTCAAAGATCCGCATCCGGACCCGGCGGCTGATCGACGTCCGCAAGATCGACACCAGCATCACCATCCTCGGGCAGACATACAACAGCCCGATCATGCTGGCGCCGGTCTCGAGCCAGGGGGCGTTCAATCCGGAAGCCGAAGGCGCGGTGGCGCGAGCGGCGAAGGTGCAGGGTCACGGCATGATCCTGTCGACGGTCGGGAGCACCTCGATCGAGGACGTCACCAAGGATCGCGGCGCGCCGGTCTGGTACATGCTCTACCCGACCGACGACTGGAACGTCACCGAGGCGCTGGTGAAGCGCGCGGAGGCGGCGGGCGCGCCCGCCATCGTGCTGACCGTCGACCGGCAGGGCGGCCGCAACACCGAGACGCTGTTCCGTCTGCCCCGCGACGACACCCGCGACTGCAAGATGTGCCACGGCGGCGGCTTCGCGAACGAGGTCAGCCGCAAGCCGATGTTCGACGATCTCGACGTGTCGAAGGTCAACAACCTCTATGGCACCGGCATGACGTGGGAGTTTGTCGACCGCTTGCGCAAGATCGTGAAGGGCAAGCTGGTGCTGAAGGGCATCGTGACCCATGAGGACGCCAAAGAGTCGCTCAACCACGGCGTCGACGCGCTGATCGTCTCGAACCATGGCGGCCGCGCGGAGGAGAGCCTCGAGGCGACGATCGACGCGCTGCCCGAGGTGGTGAAGGCGGTCGACGGCAAGATCCCGGTGCTGATCGACGGCGGTTTCCGGCGCGGCACGGACGTGCTGAAGGGGCTGGCGCTCGGCGCGAGCGCCGTCTGCATCGGGCGGCCCTATTGCTGGGGCCTCGCCGCCTTCGGCCAGCCGGGCGTCGAGGCGGTGCTGAAGATCATGCAGCGCGAG
Protein-coding sequences here:
- a CDS encoding alpha-hydroxy acid oxidase; the protein is MSDDRDDLRSHLAGSGAPDRRAFIQFLASSPLLTSAGVSTLVGALTAGGGALAQSYDVLRAPASKVGDVIDSPEQALNVMDFEPAAKKALPPAHYGYLASGVDGDETLRANHEAFSKIRIRTRRLIDVRKIDTSITILGQTYNSPIMLAPVSSQGAFNPEAEGAVARAAKVQGHGMILSTVGSTSIEDVTKDRGAPVWYMLYPTDDWNVTEALVKRAEAAGAPAIVLTVDRQGGRNTETLFRLPRDDTRDCKMCHGGGFANEVSRKPMFDDLDVSKVNNLYGTGMTWEFVDRLRKIVKGKLVLKGIVTHEDAKESLNHGVDALIVSNHGGRAEESLEATIDALPEVVKAVDGKIPVLIDGGFRRGTDVLKGLALGASAVCIGRPYCWGLAAFGQPGVEAVLKIMQREFETIMRQVGAVKISEITSEDVTRG